A region from the Melioribacter roseus P3M-2 genome encodes:
- a CDS encoding ATP-binding protein, producing the protein MTEKICYKEIPSDRSLLPALDEFIIGVAKDAGLSPEKFNNLSLSFSEAVSNSIIHGNKNDPDKRIRITVKVDDSKMVIIIKDQGKGFDLGSIPDPTKPENLLKESGRGIHIIKSFVDDLKYNFTGDGTETILVLNLK; encoded by the coding sequence TTGACAGAAAAAATATGTTATAAAGAAATTCCGAGCGACAGAAGTCTGCTGCCGGCGCTGGACGAATTTATTATTGGAGTGGCAAAAGATGCGGGTTTGTCGCCCGAAAAGTTTAACAATCTGTCGTTATCTTTTTCAGAAGCTGTTTCCAACAGCATTATTCACGGCAATAAAAACGACCCCGACAAAAGAATAAGAATCACCGTAAAAGTAGACGATTCAAAAATGGTAATTATAATTAAAGACCAGGGCAAAGGATTCGATCTGGGTTCTATTCCCGACCCGACTAAACCTGAAAATCTTCTCAAAGAAAGCGGTCGCGGAATCCACATCATAAAGTCTTTCGTCGACGATTTGAAATATAATTTTACCGGCGATGGCACAGAAACGATTCTTGTGCTGAATTTAAAATAA
- the mdh gene encoding malate dehydrogenase encodes MPRKKIALIGGGQIGGVLTQLIALKELGDVVLYDIVEDLPQGKTLDVAEASRVDQFDVSIKGTNDYKDIAGADLVIITAGLPRKPGMSRDDLLTTNAKIMKTVAENVKTYAPDSIVIVISNPLDAMVTLFQKVSGFPTQRVMGQAGVLDSSRFASFIAWELGVSVKDVNAMVLGGHGDTMVPLVRYANVNGIPVMEMLERKYNDSGKAKEVMEAIVQRTRMAGGEVVKLLKTGSAFYSPAASAIAMAKAILNDEKRLLPTCAYLNGEFGVKGFYVGVPAILGEKGVEKVIELTLNDEEQSMFNNSVEAVKKLIEDMSRLGF; translated from the coding sequence ATGCCCAGAAAAAAAATTGCGCTTATAGGAGGAGGACAAATTGGCGGCGTTCTCACCCAGTTAATAGCTTTAAAAGAATTAGGCGACGTAGTCTTATACGATATCGTTGAAGACCTTCCTCAAGGGAAAACATTGGACGTAGCCGAAGCGTCGCGAGTCGACCAATTCGACGTTTCGATCAAAGGCACGAATGACTACAAAGATATTGCAGGAGCCGACCTCGTAATTATTACCGCAGGATTGCCGAGAAAACCCGGAATGAGCCGCGACGACCTTTTGACAACCAATGCCAAAATAATGAAAACTGTCGCAGAAAACGTAAAAACCTATGCGCCCGATTCGATTGTCATCGTTATTTCGAATCCGCTCGACGCAATGGTAACACTGTTTCAAAAAGTAAGCGGTTTTCCGACTCAAAGAGTGATGGGACAAGCGGGAGTGCTCGATTCTTCCAGGTTTGCCTCGTTTATTGCATGGGAGTTGGGAGTATCCGTTAAAGACGTAAACGCAATGGTGCTGGGCGGCCACGGGGATACAATGGTTCCTCTGGTACGTTACGCCAATGTTAACGGAATTCCCGTTATGGAAATGTTAGAGCGCAAATACAACGATTCGGGCAAAGCCAAGGAAGTTATGGAAGCCATCGTTCAAAGAACGCGTATGGCAGGCGGCGAAGTTGTAAAATTGCTTAAAACCGGTTCGGCATTCTATTCGCCGGCAGCATCCGCAATAGCAATGGCTAAAGCAATTTTGAACGACGAAAAAAGACTTTTGCCTACATGCGCTTATCTCAACGGCGAGTTCGGCGTTAAAGGTTTCTATGTGGGAGTGCCCGCTATATTAGGCGAAAAAGGGGTGGAAAAAGTCATAGAACTTACTCTGAACGATGAAGAGCAGTCAATGTTTAATAATTCCGTCGAGGCTGTCAAGAAGTTAATAGAAGATATGTCAAGATTGGGCTTTTAA
- the rpmA gene encoding 50S ribosomal protein L27 → MAHKKGQGSSRNGRDSNPQYLGVKAFGGERVTAGSILVRQKGTNFHPGKNVKLAGDHSLFATIDGYVKFERKKNNRKYVSVYESLS, encoded by the coding sequence ATGGCTCATAAAAAAGGACAGGGTTCGTCTAGAAACGGTCGCGACAGTAATCCTCAATATTTGGGCGTGAAAGCTTTCGGCGGAGAAAGAGTAACAGCCGGTTCAATTTTAGTTCGCCAGAAGGGTACCAATTTCCATCCCGGCAAGAATGTAAAATTGGCAGGCGACCATTCTCTCTTTGCTACGATCGACGGTTATGTAAAGTTTGAGCGCAAGAAAAACAACAGAAAATACGTAAGCGTTTACGAATCTCTTTCATAA
- the rplU gene encoding 50S ribosomal protein L21, with the protein MFAVVDIAGQQFVVTENKKIYVPKLSNEPDSEVVFDTVLLYNDDKNTKVGAPKVEGVKVHAKVLEHVKDDKVLVFKKKRRKSYKKKNGHRQQLTRIEITKIA; encoded by the coding sequence ATGTTTGCTGTTGTAGATATCGCTGGGCAACAGTTTGTCGTAACGGAGAACAAAAAAATATATGTCCCAAAATTAAGCAATGAACCCGATTCGGAAGTGGTATTCGATACGGTTCTTTTGTATAACGACGATAAAAATACCAAAGTCGGCGCTCCGAAAGTGGAAGGCGTAAAAGTCCATGCCAAAGTGCTGGAACACGTGAAAGACGATAAAGTGCTTGTCTTCAAAAAGAAGAGAAGAAAATCGTACAAAAAGAAAAACGGGCATCGCCAGCAGTTAACTAGAATCGAAATTACAAAGATAGCATAA